In one window of Hymenobacter nivis DNA:
- a CDS encoding EamA family transporter has protein sequence MPRSFRFSLPAVPAVLLAIVSVQAGAAIAKGLFPVLGAAGTTSLRIGLSALVLLAVVRPRLGRLEPAQWRAVVPYGLALGAMNFLFYCALARVPLGLAVTLEFVGPLGLALAGSRRWPDGVWVLLAAAGIALIAPWHGAGVDLLGLGFALAAGGCWAVYIVLGQRTAAVLPGPVAVAVGMLFAALPVLPFGIASGSLLGLTPHLLLLGGLLALFSSVLPFSLEMRALKSLPTRTFSILMSLEPVAAALSGWLLLGERLTVGQWLAVGCIGVASAGATLTTRHP, from the coding sequence ATGCCGCGTTCCTTTCGTTTTTCGCTGCCCGCCGTGCCGGCCGTGCTGCTGGCCATTGTGAGCGTGCAGGCCGGCGCGGCCATTGCCAAGGGCCTGTTTCCGGTGCTGGGGGCGGCCGGTACTACCAGCTTGCGGATTGGCTTGTCGGCCCTCGTGCTGCTGGCGGTGGTGCGGCCCCGGCTGGGGCGGCTGGAGCCCGCGCAGTGGCGGGCCGTGGTGCCCTACGGCCTGGCGCTGGGGGCCATGAACTTCTTGTTTTATTGCGCGCTGGCCCGCGTGCCGCTCGGCCTGGCCGTGACGCTGGAATTTGTGGGGCCCCTGGGGCTGGCGCTGGCCGGCTCGCGGCGCTGGCCCGACGGCGTGTGGGTGCTGCTGGCCGCCGCTGGCATTGCCCTCATTGCCCCGTGGCACGGCGCGGGCGTGGACCTGCTGGGGCTGGGCTTCGCGCTGGCCGCCGGCGGGTGCTGGGCCGTGTACATCGTGCTGGGCCAGCGCACGGCCGCCGTGCTGCCCGGGCCGGTGGCCGTGGCGGTCGGGATGCTCTTTGCCGCGCTGCCGGTTTTGCCCTTTGGCATAGCCAGCGGCAGCTTGTTGGGGCTCACGCCGCACCTGCTGCTGCTGGGCGGGCTGCTGGCGCTGTTCTCCAGCGTGCTGCCTTTTTCCCTGGAAATGCGGGCCCTCAAGTCGTTGCCTACCCGCACGTTCAGCATCCTGATGAGCCTGGAGCCCGTCGCGGCGGCCTTGTCGGGCTGGCTGCTGCTGGGCGAGCGGCTGACGGTGGGGCAGTGGCTGGCCGTGGGCTGCATTGGGGTGGCCAGCGCGGGCGCCACCCTCACCACCCGGCACCCCTAG
- a CDS encoding peptidase, with protein sequence MKTSFLGLAALLLAAAPAVAAPAPKELTYTVSMDPAAGPHQFRVRLETPKLGKEQAVYQFAATAPGTYQVMDMGRYVRQFAAFDANGKPLGSKQISPNQWELAQPTKTREIRYTIAETWATPVPEHNIYRMCGSSLEPDHALVNGQTVLGYPQGWQAKPLRLKLNYPSAWTVGTVLVPDADGYFHAKSYDQAVDSPILLGNLTNAKTKVGNADVALYCYSATGLVQATPLLADMQKMLGAAQAFLGGDLPVKRYAFLYLFSDKVAGAWEHSYSSEYILREGALTPEFAQNVVDIAAHEFFHIVTPLNIHSEIIEHFNFVKPTGSQHLWLYEGVTEWASHMMQLRGGLVPLDDYLSVLHNEERYDRTRSDTTYSLSKLGLNSFSDEGQRQYGNIYQRGALTASALDLRLLELSHGTRGLRDVLLQLAKKYGPDSPISEQNFFRDFTALTYPEIGDFFRRYVQGAEPLPLKEYFGRIGIRYDAVLHTGHQLATLGAPVAFQVRGDDVYFRQVSPALQAAGVAAGDQLTAIDGAFVDRRNYAGMLDKISARPAGADLALSTSRAGAPAKDVRVKLTAAEDIQRYHFAPDPAATPDQLAARATWLKNL encoded by the coding sequence TTGAAAACCTCCTTTCTCGGCCTGGCCGCGCTGCTGCTGGCTGCTGCCCCCGCCGTGGCCGCCCCGGCCCCCAAAGAGCTGACCTACACCGTGAGCATGGATCCCGCCGCGGGGCCCCACCAGTTCCGGGTGCGGCTCGAAACACCCAAGCTCGGCAAGGAGCAGGCCGTGTACCAGTTCGCCGCCACCGCGCCCGGCACCTACCAGGTGATGGACATGGGCCGCTACGTGCGCCAGTTCGCGGCCTTCGACGCCAATGGCAAGCCGCTGGGCAGCAAGCAAATCAGCCCCAACCAGTGGGAGCTGGCCCAGCCCACCAAAACCCGCGAAATCCGCTACACTATCGCCGAAACCTGGGCCACGCCGGTGCCCGAGCACAACATCTACCGTATGTGCGGCTCGTCGCTTGAGCCCGATCACGCCCTGGTGAACGGCCAAACGGTGCTCGGCTATCCGCAGGGCTGGCAGGCCAAGCCGCTGCGCCTCAAGCTGAACTACCCCAGTGCCTGGACGGTGGGCACCGTGCTCGTGCCCGACGCCGATGGCTACTTCCACGCCAAAAGCTACGACCAAGCCGTGGACTCGCCCATTCTGCTCGGCAACCTCACCAACGCCAAAACCAAGGTCGGCAACGCCGACGTGGCCTTGTACTGCTACTCGGCCACCGGCCTGGTGCAGGCCACGCCGCTGCTCGCCGACATGCAGAAAATGCTGGGCGCCGCGCAGGCCTTCCTGGGCGGCGACTTGCCGGTGAAGCGCTATGCCTTCCTGTACCTGTTCAGCGATAAAGTGGCCGGGGCCTGGGAGCACTCCTATAGCTCGGAGTACATTTTGCGGGAAGGGGCCCTGACGCCGGAATTCGCCCAGAACGTGGTGGATATTGCCGCGCACGAGTTTTTCCACATCGTGACGCCGCTCAATATCCACTCCGAAATCATCGAGCACTTCAACTTCGTGAAGCCCACCGGCTCGCAGCACCTGTGGCTGTACGAGGGCGTGACGGAGTGGGCCTCGCACATGATGCAGCTGCGCGGGGGCCTCGTGCCGCTCGACGACTACCTCTCGGTGCTGCACAACGAGGAGCGCTACGACCGCACCCGATCCGACACTACATATTCGCTTAGTAAACTGGGCCTCAACTCGTTCTCCGATGAAGGGCAGCGCCAGTACGGCAACATTTACCAGCGCGGGGCCCTCACCGCCAGCGCCCTCGACCTGCGCCTGCTCGAACTCAGCCACGGCACCCGCGGCCTGCGCGATGTGCTACTGCAACTGGCCAAAAAATACGGCCCCGATAGCCCCATCAGCGAGCAAAACTTCTTTCGGGACTTCACCGCCCTTACCTACCCCGAAATCGGCGACTTCTTCCGGCGCTACGTGCAGGGCGCCGAGCCGCTGCCTTTGAAGGAATACTTCGGCCGCATCGGCATCCGCTACGACGCCGTGCTGCACACCGGCCATCAGCTGGCCACCCTGGGGGCCCCCGTGGCCTTCCAGGTGCGCGGCGACGACGTGTACTTCCGCCAGGTGAGCCCGGCCCTGCAAGCCGCCGGGGTGGCCGCCGGCGACCAGCTCACGGCCATAGACGGCGCTTTTGTGGACCGCCGCAACTACGCCGGCATGCTGGATAAAATCAGTGCCCGCCCCGCCGGTGCCGATCTGGCCCTGAGCACCAGCCGCGCCGGGGCCCCCGCCAAAGACGTGCGCGTGAAGCTGACCGCCGCTGAGGATATCCAGCGCTACCACTTCGCCCCCGACCCCGCCGCCACTCCCGACCAACTGGCCGCCCGCGCCACCTGGCTAAAAAACCTGTAG
- a CDS encoding transposase, which yields MEAAKPAGRRQRTKYDAAFRTEAVRRVSQDGQAATRVAQALGMSEAVLGKWVRAARSQAARPASGSSSR from the coding sequence ATGGAAGCAGCAAAACCAGCCGGTAGACGGCAGCGAACGAAGTATGATGCGGCCTTTCGGACCGAGGCGGTCCGCCGCGTAAGCCAGGATGGGCAAGCGGCGACGCGGGTCGCGCAGGCGTTGGGCATGAGCGAGGCCGTGTTGGGCAAATGGGTGCGGGCAGCTCGCAGCCAAGCGGCTCGTCCAGCAAGCGGCTCGTCCAGCAGGTAG
- a CDS encoding glycoside hydrolase family 43 protein, producing the protein MYTNPILDDNFPDPTVIGAPDGWYYAYGTQTRRADGQIVNIQVARSRDMVAWEYLGDALPQKPAWAAGTQKFWAPHVSHAAGRYYLYYSARPDDAPDGALALAVAVADAPAGPFVDVGRPLRRGPGFTCIDPMAYDDPATGQRLLYWGSGFGPLWVQALAEDRVSFASDSEPQALIWPSGPADDAANYHRLIEASWVHRHAGWYYLFFSGDNCCGPRAHYAVLVARSRAATGPYEVQPAPVVAANAHWLAPGHNCVVADAAGHDWLAYHAIDPAQPTFAAIDDSEGYARRALLLDRLTYGPDGWPCVAGGGPSWQPQPAPAGPLVP; encoded by the coding sequence ATGTACACCAATCCCATCCTCGACGACAACTTTCCCGACCCCACCGTCATTGGGGCCCCCGACGGCTGGTACTATGCCTATGGCACCCAGACCCGGCGGGCCGATGGGCAGATTGTGAACATCCAGGTGGCCCGCTCGCGCGATATGGTGGCCTGGGAATACCTCGGCGACGCCCTGCCCCAGAAGCCCGCGTGGGCCGCGGGCACCCAAAAGTTCTGGGCCCCCCACGTGAGCCACGCCGCCGGCCGCTACTACCTGTACTACTCGGCCCGGCCCGACGACGCGCCCGACGGGGCCCTGGCGCTGGCCGTGGCCGTGGCCGACGCGCCCGCTGGCCCGTTTGTGGACGTGGGCCGGCCGCTGCGCCGGGGCCCCGGCTTCACCTGCATCGACCCAATGGCCTACGACGACCCCGCCACCGGCCAGCGCCTGCTGTACTGGGGCTCGGGCTTCGGGCCTCTGTGGGTGCAGGCACTGGCCGAAGACCGGGTGAGCTTCGCGTCTGATAGTGAGCCGCAAGCACTGATCTGGCCCAGCGGCCCGGCCGACGACGCGGCCAATTACCACCGCCTTATCGAGGCCAGCTGGGTGCACCGGCACGCAGGCTGGTACTACCTGTTTTTTTCGGGCGATAACTGCTGCGGGCCCCGCGCCCACTACGCCGTGCTGGTAGCCCGCAGCCGCGCCGCCACGGGGCCCTACGAGGTGCAACCCGCGCCCGTAGTGGCGGCCAACGCGCACTGGCTCGCGCCGGGCCACAACTGCGTCGTGGCCGATGCCGCCGGGCACGACTGGCTGGCCTACCACGCCATTGACCCCGCCCAGCCCACCTTCGCTGCCATCGACGATTCGGAGGGCTACGCCCGCCGCGCCCTGCTGCTCGACCGCCTCACCTATGGCCCCGACGGCTGGCCGTGCGTGGCCGGCGGGGGCCCTTCGTGGCAGCCGCAACCCGCCCCCGCCGGGCCCCTCGTACCTTAG
- a CDS encoding IS3 family transposase — MFFTHAGRYGQRRLRAQLQREDHAVGRQRLRGWLIASGLRARCTRTSSRPPRTTQANRQAVAAANKLASWPAATAPNQIWVGDITCLALALALALALALGQWAYLACWRDAVERRVVGWHVSESLHTDLMLTAFNRAVAVCQPPPGLLVHADRGSQYTSDAFTSLLDRTQAIASLSRPGNPYDNALAESGWSTLKTELLPRGACFADLEEARFELAEYLDHYYNTQRLHSALGYCTPLEIELHYRFNLP, encoded by the coding sequence GTGTTCTTCACCCATGCCGGCCGCTACGGTCAACGCCGGCTACGGGCTCAGTTGCAGCGCGAAGACCACGCGGTAGGTCGGCAGCGGCTGCGCGGCTGGCTCATTGCCAGTGGCTTACGCGCCCGCTGCACCCGCACCAGCTCCCGGCCCCCGCGTACTACCCAGGCTAACCGGCAGGCCGTGGCCGCCGCCAACAAATTAGCCTCCTGGCCCGCGGCCACGGCCCCCAACCAAATCTGGGTCGGCGACATTACCTGCCTGGCCCTGGCCCTGGCCCTGGCCCTGGCCCTGGCCCTGGGGCAGTGGGCGTACCTGGCCTGCTGGCGCGATGCCGTTGAGCGGCGCGTGGTCGGCTGGCACGTGAGCGAGTCGCTGCATACGGACTTGATGCTGACCGCTTTTAACCGGGCCGTGGCCGTCTGCCAGCCCCCACCGGGCCTGCTCGTGCACGCCGACCGGGGCAGCCAGTACACCAGCGACGCTTTTACCTCGTTGCTGGACCGCACGCAGGCCATTGCCAGCCTGAGTCGGCCCGGCAATCCGTATGACAACGCCCTGGCCGAAAGCGGCTGGAGCACGCTCAAAACCGAGCTACTGCCCCGTGGGGCCTGCTTCGCTGACCTGGAAGAGGCCCGCTTTGAACTGGCCGAGTACCTGGACCATTACTACAATACGCAACGGCTGCATTCCGCCCTGGGCTACTGCACCCCGCTCGAAATCGAACTCCACTACCGTTTCAACCTACCTTAG